Proteins from a single region of Tachysurus vachellii isolate PV-2020 chromosome 15, HZAU_Pvac_v1, whole genome shotgun sequence:
- the LOC132857985 gene encoding olfactory receptor 1M1-like, whose translation MSALNFSLLQNSSFVRPEYFFISGFSGLPLSQYYYIFLFFVYIVSLCGNLIVLYMILVDRSLHIPKYMGIFNLALSDFGETNALIPNLMKTFLFDSQYISYDACLSNMFFNFFFFGGQSLTLVALAYDRFIAICLPLRYHAIVNNSFMFVTLTAIWLFNLVTIGTMVVLVTRLSFCKSNEVKSFFCDHGPIYTIACNDNSINSFMAKFCTVVYLYAPLTAIVLSYIGILLALTKITTWESRLKALKTCVSHLLIVGVFFLPILSTYLAAVAFSIHPNARIINTSLSRTIPPMLNPIIYVLNTKDFKVFIVKMLKKKTNIIPHVHTITK comes from the coding sequence ATGAGTGCTTTGAACTTCAGTTTATTACAAAATTCATCATTTGTGCGTCCAGAATATTTTTTCATTAGTGGATTTTCTGGGCTTCCATTAAGCCaatactattatatttttttattttttgtctataTTGTTTCACTGTGTGGAAACTTAATTGTCCTATATATGATATTAGTTGATCGAAGTTTGCATATTCCTAAATACATGGGGATCTTTAATTTAGCTCTGTCAGATTTTGGTGAAACAAATGCACTTATTCCTAACCTTATGAAGACTTTCCTTTTTGATTCACAGTACATATCCTATGATGCTTGTTTAAGtaacatgttttttaattttttcttctttggtgGGCAGTCTTTAACTCTTGTTGCCCTGGCTTATGATCGCTTTATTGCTATTTGCTTACCTCTGAGATACCATGCTATTGTAAATAACTCCTTCATGTTTGTGACTTTAACAGCAATATGGTTATTTAATCTTGTTACAATTGGTACAATGGTGGTTTTGGTTACACGACTTTCATTCTGTAAATCAAATGaggtaaagagttttttttgtgACCATGGGCCAATTTATACAATTGCATGTAATGACAACAGTATAAATTCCTTCATGGCAAAATTTTGTACTGTAGTATACCTCTATGCACCATTGACTGCTATAGTTTTATCATACATAGGCATCCTGTTGGCTTTGACTAAGATTACAACATGGGAGAGTCGTCTTAAAGCACTCAAAACTTGTGTCTCTCATCTGTTGATAGTAGGAGTATTTTTCTTACCTATATTGAGCACATACCTTGCTGCAGTAGCTTTCTCTATCCATCCTAATGCTAGGATAATTAATACTTCGCTATCAAGGACTATTCCACCCATGTTAAATCCCATCATATATGTCTTGAACACAAAGGATTTCAAAGTCTTTATAGTGAAAATGCTTAAAAAGAAAACCAATATAATTCCCCACGTGCACACTATAACAAAGTGA
- the LOC132858570 gene encoding putative gustatory receptor clone PTE01 has protein sequence MSVVNSSLLQNVSFVRPEYFFISGFSGIPYSKYYFVFLLFVYIVSVCGNSFVLYMILSNRSLHIPKYMGIFNLALSDFGETNALIPNLVKTFLFDSQYISYDACLANMFFIFFFAGGQSLTLAAMAYDRFIAICLPLRYHAIVNNSFMFVTLTAIWLFNLVTIGTMVVLVTQLSFCKTIEVKSFFCDHGPIYKIACNDTWINSLMANVCIAIYLYAPLTAIVLSYIGILLALTKITTWEGRLKALKTCVSHLLIVGVFFLPVVSTYLAATISYLHPNARIINTSLSATIPPMLNPIIYVLNTKEFREFIMKILKKKNITVPQVQGLEK, from the coding sequence ATGAGTGTTGTGAACTCCAGTTTACTACAAAATGTATCATTTGTGCGCCCAGAGTACTTTTTCATCAGTGGATTTTCTGGAATACCTTACAGCAaatattactttgtttttttactttttgtctaCATTGTCTCAGTGTGTGGGAACTCATTTGTCCTATACATGATATTAAGTAATCGAAGTTTGCATATTCCTAAATACATGGGGATCTTTAATTTAGCTCTGTCAGATTTTGGCGAAACAAATGCACTTATTCCTAACCTTGTGAAGACTTTCCTTTTTGATTCACAATACATATCCTATGATGCTTGTTTAGctaacatgttttttatttttttctttgctggtgGACAGTCTTTAACTCTTGCTGCCATGGCATATGACCGCTTTATAGCTATTTGTTTACCCCTGAGATACCATGCTATTGTAAATAACTCCTTCATGTTTGTGACTTTAACAGCAATATGGTTATTTAATCTTGTTACAATTGGTACAATGGTGGTTTTGGTTACACAACTTTCATTTTGTAAAACCATTGaggtaaagagttttttttgtgACCATGGGCCAATTTATAAAATTGCTTGTAATGACACCTGGATAAATTCCTTAATGGCAAATGTTTGTATTGCAATATACCTCTATGCACCATTGACTGCCATAGTTTTATCATACATAGGCATCCTGTTGGCCTTGACTAAGATTACAACATGGGAGGGTCGTCTTAAAGCACTCAAAACTTGTGTCTCTCATCTGTTGATAGTAGGAGTATTTTTCCTACCTGTAGTGAGTACATACCTTGCCGCTACAATATCCTATCTCCATCCCAATGCAAGGATAATCAATACTTCACTATCAGCAACAATTCCACCCATGTTAAATCCCATCATTTATGTCTTGAACACAAAGGAATTCAGGGAATTTATAATGAAgattcttaaaaagaaaaacatcacagTTCCTCAGGTGCAGGGATTAGAAAAGTGA
- the LOC132858569 gene encoding olfactory receptor 52K1-like, protein MTLSSNSTNGTVTFADGFYLIAFNSLGNKNYLMLALGIIYLITLLCNCILLSVILMNSSLQNPKFLAVCNLAVVDISINSVIIPQMVPVFVFNLNHISFETCFSQMFFMHFFGDMESFSLALLAYDRLIAICFPLRYPTINTNLRMLFIITGIWILVFLIELYPVVLASRLSYCRTTVVQSCCCEHGQVYKLACGDISYNRNLATAKTLAFLLGPLTFIILSYVIVVVAVLRIASKNQCWKAFNTCLTHMVLVLIYYMPVILAYILGNLQLVKSLDQFTAVLTVSTTLPAMLNPIIYSLKTEELQEKLLKFFKPQKVSPHLM, encoded by the coding sequence ATGACTTTAAGCTCTAATTCCACTAATGGAACAGTTACATTTGCTGATGGATTTTATCTCATTGCTTTCAATTCTTTGGGAAATAAGAACTACCTGATGTTGGCACTGGGGATTATATACCTGATCACTCTGCTATGTAATTGTATACTTCTCTCTGTAATCTTGATGAACTCCAGTTTACAGAACCCCAAGTTTCTTGCAGTCTGTAACCTTGCTGTAGTTGACATTTCTATAAACAGTGTTATTATTCCACAAATGGttcctgtgtttgtatttaatcttAATCACATCAGTTTTGAAACCTGTTTCTCCCAAATGTTTTTCATGCACTTTTTTGGTGACATGGAATCCTTTTCACTGGCTCTATTGGCTTATGATCGCCTAATTGCTATCTGCTTTCCTTTGCGCTACCCTACTATCAATACTAATTTAAGGATGTTGTTCATTATAACTGGGATTTGGATTTTGGTATTTCTGATTGAACTTTACCCTGTAGTTCTAGCCAGTCGTCTGTCCTATTGTAGGACAACTGTGGTGCAAAGCTGTTGCTGTGAGCATGGCCAAGTATACAAGTTAGCTTGTGGTGATATTTCTTATAACAGAAATCTGGCTACTGCCAAGACGTTAGCTTTTTTGCTTGGCCCTCTTACTTTTATCATTTTGTCATATGTCATAGTGGTCGTGGCAGTGTTACGAATTGCATCTAAAAATCAATGCTGGAAGGCCTTCAACACCTGTCTTACTCACATGGTCCTTGTCCTCATTTATTATATGCCAGTGATTTTGGCTTACATACTAGGGAACTTGCAATTAGTGAAATCACTTGATCAGTTCACAGCAGTCCTTACAGTGTCCACTACACTGCCAGCCATGTTAAACCCTATCATATATAGTCTAAAGACTGAAGAACTGCAAGAAAAGTTACTGAAATTTTTTAAGCCACAAAAAGTGTCACCACATTTAATGTAA
- the LOC132858092 gene encoding putative gustatory receptor clone PTE01, protein MSVVNSSLLQNVSFVRPEYFFISGFSGIPYSKYYFVFLLIVYIVSVCGNSFVLFMILSNRSLHIPKYMGIFNLALADFGETNALIPNLVKTFLFDSQYITYDACLANMFFIFFFAGGQCLTLVAMAYDRFIAICLPLRYHAIVNNSFMFVTLTAIWLFNLVTIGTMVVLVTQLSFCKTIEVKSFFCDHGPVYKLACNDTWINSLMANICIAIYLYAPLTAIVLSYIGILLALTKITTWEGRLKALKTCVSHLLIVGVYFLPVVSTYLAATISYLHPNARIINTSLSFTIPPMLNPIIYVLNTKEFREFIMKILKNKNTTVPQVQALEK, encoded by the coding sequence ATGAGTGTTGTGAACTCCAGTTTACTACAAAATGTATCATTTGTGCGCCCAGAGTACTTTTTCATCAGTGGATTTTCTGGAATACCTTACAGCAaatattactttgtttttttacttattgTCTACATTGTCTCAGTGTGTGGGAACTCATTTGTCCTATTTATGATATTAAGCAATCGAAGTCTGCATATTCCTAAATACATGGGGATCTTTAATTTAGCTCTGGCAGATTTTGGTGAAACAAATGCACTTATTCCTAACCTTGTGAAGACTTTCCTTTTTGATTCACAGTACATAACATATGATGCTTGTTTAGctaacatgttttttatttttttctttgctggtgGACAGTGTTTAACTCTTGTTGCCATGGCATATGACCGCTTTATAGCTATTTGTTTACCTCTGAGATACCATGCTATCGTAAATAACTCCTTTATGTTTGTGACTTTAACAGCAATATGGTTATTTAATCTTGTTACAATTGGTACAATGGTGGTTTTGGTTACACAACTTTCATTTTGTAAAACCATTGAGGTAAAGAGCTTTTTTTGTGACCATGGGCCAGTTTATAAACTTGCTTGTAATGACACCTGGATAAATTCCTTAATGGCAAATATTTGTATTGCAATATACCTCTATGCACCATTGACTGCCATAGTTTTATCATACATAGGCATTCTGTTGGCCTTGACTAAGATTACAACATGGGAGGGTCGTCTAAAAGCACTCAAAACTTGTGTCTCTCATCTGTTGATAGTAGGAGTATATTTCCTACCTGTAGTGAGTACATACCTTGCCGCTACAATATCCTATCTCCATCCTAATGCAAGGATAATCAATACTTCACTATCATTTACAATTCCACCCATGTTAAATCCCATCATTTATGTCTTGAACACAAAGGAATTCAGGGAATTTATAATGAAGattcttaaaaacaaaaacaccacagtTCCTCAGGTACAGGCTTTAGAAAAGTGA